The sequence TCTGTAAATGGTGTTATAAAACCAGCCCTGCTGCTAAttcagtgagtgagagtgagagagagagagagagagaaagtgagagagagagaatattcTCGGAGGGGATGGAATTGTGAAACAGTCAGGGAGGCCCGGCGAACACATCACAGGGAGGATTTGAAATGAAGCGGACAAGCAGACAATTATGTAACATGTCcagaagaagagagggggaTGGACAGAGAtagataagagagagagaggaggaggagaaggaggagggaggaaagagagagagagagagagagagagagagagagagacgaccCTTGTGCATTTTAATGGTATTTATATAAAAGCAGGGCAGATAAGCAGCTGGGTACTTGATGTACGAAGCTGTAAAAAGCCATTTGGACACACTGCCGGCTTTTTAATAGTAAAAATAGATGGAGCACTCTATTCATTCACCGCTGTGTGCGGAGAGAGGGAATGCTGTGATAAAACCATATCGCCACTATTCAGGCCAATATGAAAGCTGTTTAACCtgtttaaatctgtgtgtgtgtgtgtgccacagatatttgctgcttttagaTACTATTTGTTCCCTGATACTTCTCTAATTGAAATTCCCACAGCTTGTGCTGTGGCCTTCACTTTGACCCACTTGATTCAGCTGTTTGCTTCTTTGTTTATTGGTGTATTCCAGTATATCTCTGACTCATTTGAAAACCTTTTACTACCTTTGATCAGTTTTGGGGCTTCATACTTAACTGCGTATCCACATATATTTGTCTAGTTTTGTTCTCTTCATTCTTTACAAGTCAGTTATTTCTAAATTAGGTATAAtctaaaagtgtgtttttatgacaaataaTTTTCGGCTGAGGAAAACAtacagtttctttccctccatgtctGTCCTCCATTACATTAGACAGAACAGACTGGCATATATTCAATATTTGCTCAAAGGCCATATGATACACAATATGATGTCAAGCCCTGCTGGATTAGCTCCAGCCTGTAGAGTCTGTTTCATAAGGTGAAAAAACGTCAGCAGTGAACCAGGGCCACGACAACACAAGGAcaaagtgacagagagatgaagTGCTATGTATTGAGACGACAGCGGGTGAGAGACAGATTAATGTCTTATGTATCAGTGTGGAGGattacagacagacaaatggaaaCCGTGACTATGCTAAAGCCTCTCAGACGCCCCCTGAGTCAACACTGAGGGATGGATGACACCCGGCTCTAACCAGCCAATCACACTTCAGGATGACCTGCGGCACCTACTGTACTCCAACCCACGCCACCACTGTCACTGTATGGTGACAACACTGGGACATTTAAACAGCTCAACAGCAGAATCTAGACTCTGGACTGTACTCACTGCAGAGTGTACACTCTTCTACCAGTGTCTATGATGTACTATGAAGAAAAAATTAGGGGTTCTATGAATTACTATAATTTACTTCACAGTACTGTTCTACTCTTAAAGTGATATGTGTAGGATTTTAATTAGTCAACAGTTaatattttcacacatttaatAACCTGTAATAAGTCTTAATTTCTTGCTTATCTTAATATTAAGGAAATCCTGAACAAACATTAATACTAAAATACTACACATAGCATCTTTACCTGTACATGTATGTAGAGACTGTGACATGATATCTATTCTAGTGATTTAACAGCAGGACCACACCAACCTGAACCTCTTGGAAATGGAAAAGTTATCTGACGTGCAGACTTGATGACAGCAAATTATATTGCGGGATAAAATGCTTTCTGAATATACTTTTTACAATTTCATTTTGGGaatttaaatttttgacttcaataTGCAATATCGAAAAAAGAGATTTCAGCACTCATTTACACATACGCTCTCACATACaatctttttcttattttgaaacagtcaaaattttattgGCTGTGAAATGAATGTGGTACGTCTCAATAGTAAAGTGGCATCTATGATTGCAAAAAACAGTCTAGTTTATCTGGTATTTCTTACCAGATAAACTAGACTTATTTCCCACATTGAACAGAAAATTATTTCTGTCTTCTTGTGTTACATGTGTTTAACTTCTTGTTTGAGGTTGAGGTTactgaggcttttttttaaattctgaaatTCTGAAAATGAAGTATAAGTTTCCAATTCTAAATTGCTGCTCTAAGCACAATTCTTTCTATATACATATGATGATGTACATTACAAGTATTACCTAGAATCCTTACCTTGTACATTTAGAGGTATCAACTCATTCAACTGCAATAACATACAAAGATATAGTCTATATTTTAGTATAGCTCAGTGAAATCTCAGGTGTTGAGCCTTGTTGACCTTTCAAAACCTCTTCCTCTAATGAACTGAAAGCTTGTAAGCCAAaaccatgaaaaatgaaaaaacgcTGTGCAAACACAATTATGATCTGAGGATGGGGTATTTTCAATATGTCCTTAGGGTGAGACACAGGCAGGTGGACGTGAGGACTCACCGTGGTGTCGTTGGTGGTGACATAAACCAGGACCTCTGTGGTGCCCCTGCCGCTCACATATCTGTAGCAGTTCCACACGCAGCCAATCAGGTAGGCCTGTCCCCGGGAGGcgaaaacaaagaacaacacaaTGACCTTTAGCAAGCCATTGTCTCCACTTTTCATTATTACTGATGCTGCTTGCTATGATCTCACCCATTCATCAAGGTTAGGGATGATGACAGCAGAGATGCATCACATCAATACTTCATAAAGAGTGTGACACAACAGCATCAAGACAGGTAAGGACACACAGCATTTCAATTTAGTTGTTAAAATATAAGACAATTTTATGTGTGGACATTTCCTGCATTTTACTAAAAGCAACTTATCAGGCATCTCTTGCTCTTAGTAAAGCTATGCCTGCACTGAGGTTTTGGTTTGTCTGACTTGGCAGAAGAACAGGAGgttcattgtgtttatgtgtgagtaGCCTGCTGAGTCGGTAACTCTGCCAGCAGTAAGAGCAACCAACCAACCAGGAATCCAGGCAGACTGCTAGCCAATCACTTTACCATCTGCTGAGTTGACCTCCTCACTGTGATACCACCGCTAAACTGAGGTTAACCTAACCACTATGCACCACAGTATTGTACGCACAATGgtaactttaaaacaaaatgctaGCAATGTTGATAATACAGCTAACAGTAATACAGAACCAGTTcaatttgttatttttagatCATATAAAATAGAGAATGTGGTTTTTGTCGTTCTCAGGGTAATACCTCAGGTTATTGTCCACTCTCCAGTGAGTTCTATTTTGTTTGGATGACTGAACAGTCTCCCTTTGCGCTCTTCATTTAACCAATGCACTCAGTCTGTTTACTTCTAAATAAGGTACGAgcattacattttgtttttttctgtccttgaaaaaaaattgcaatTTTGTTTGCAaggtacaaaaacattttgtatcaGAAAGGCAATGTTCTGGCTGACAGTACACAGTGCTATGCTATGAGTTTGACCTTCTTGCCCATTTGCATTGCACAGTATGTGCTACCGTCTCTCTTTTTATTCATCTGAGCTTCTCTCTATCTATACCTCTGCCACATCCCTCTCTCTTATCTACAATCTCTACTCTCTCCAGCGCTCCTTCttcctgtctgtatctgtcaTTTATGCCAAGTGCAGTTGAGTGGAGGATGTTGGCTTCAGCAGGAACTTTAGCAGGTGCTGCCTCTGAGTTGAGAGTTGGATGCATCCTTGAGGTTTCAGATGTGGCCAGCTATCGTCACTATAGGGAACAGTAGCCAAAGTACTGTATATACAGCCCATGAATAAATGTGAGGCTCTATTGATTTTGCTTGGCAAATGTCAAGATTGCGTGCTTTGAGCAAGCACACACCTATATTTGATCTTTAATGCTGAATTGTGGAACAATAAGCAGTTCAACTACATGCTCTGTGCAACAAAGCTCTCTGTCTGAGTCATGACTTTGGACTCTTCTGAGTCCAGCAGTGTGTCTTCCAGTGGCTGCTTCCTATCATAAGACCCCAGCTCTGGCTTTGGATATCTGCCGAGAACATTTCCAATCTGAGCTTAGAGGAGAAACAACTTGATTTGATTGTACAGATGACTGCAACTTCATATCCCATCTCGTCCCATAGCCCCAGAGCATGGCTGCGCCTGGAGAATCAGCCATGCATTAAGGGGGAATTAGCTTGACAGGAGTTGGTTTCCTGTTGTCCCTGACccgctgctctctgactgtgtgatAATCTCATGAAGAACATTGATAATGGAAATGTTCACATCGGCAGATTCATTACACATGCCATATGGTTCATACTGCTATGGGAAGAGCACAGCGTGAAACTTAATTGCTTTAATcacattaaaatgtgatgagcaaatttataaaaaaaaaggcagttcTACAGGGGAgaaatgttcagtgtgtgtgatcttGAACAATTTGTTGCATATAACTTTATATTCTACAACAGAACCTTTTTCTAAGCATCTGTACAGTTTCAGATATCATTCAGATGGATGttgatggatgatggatgtttatcaaagccaaaaaaaaaactcgaaaGCAAGGCAGGCTGGGAAAGTCTGCAGTGATAGAGATTCTGTAGACTTACCTTGAAGGAGAGGATGCAGCCAATGAAGAGTAGGACTGCAAAAACTAGGCACATGTTGTTGGTGGACATGATGTCCTCTTTGTAAGGGAATGTCCCCGGCTGAAGGAAGGGAGAGGggtaaagagagaaagataaattaaaataaataaatgtcaagagtgaaacaaaaatcaatgaAGAGATATTTGAGACAGAAAGTAGCAAAAAGTGGCCTTTTTCAAATCAGACACGGACAAAACTTGACCTTTAGGTGGCCTTTTTTCATTGAATgcctcttttttaaatttatttatttgcagcaTAACACTAACTGAAACTGCTTTGTTGTTTAACAGTTATCACAAACATAGTTAAACAGCAGTGAACTATTCCTTTTTGTATTTCCCATTAAGAAGAAAAGAAGCCTCAAGCCTAACAAGATGTCATTTAGGtaactgttttctgttgtgaagCGTGAAACTGTCCTCACCAGCTGCTGGAGGTAGTCCTGCACCGTGTTGGGATAAACCACCACGCTAATGGCTACCAGTGTGTTAAGGGCAAAGTCGAAGATTTGGTAGCAGAAGAATGGAATGATCCAAGCAGCATGTTGCTTTAGAGGAgatattgggaaaaaaaaagataaagaaaatcaaacataaGGGGTTTTAAGTACATAAATGTGTTACCAACAATTTAATTTTTatgaacatttctcatttctatTGTTAATTTACCTTGTAAGCACCATATGTTGCCATGCCACATATAAGTATCATGAGTAGGGATATTGCAGTAGCTATGCAAatatctgtggagagaaaacacaatcaACCAGAACAAGGTGAGAACAGATAATCTACAAAACACGTCATTTCACTGGAACCTTCAATCCACTGATGTAATCCAAAAGTCTTTATGGCGAAATGGATTTATACAAAACAAAGCACCTTCAGTAACCTCGCTATTTTTAGCACCCAATCTGCCTTGGACAAAACATGATCGGCACGTGGATAACTGTTACGCAAGAGGGGCTAAATTTGACAAAATCTAACACCCTTCTTCACATTACAGCTCTGAAAAGTGACTGATACAGATACCACTCACAATAACAGACTATGACAGGATGTTGTTGATGTACATGTATAGTTGGGTAAAAGTGATCTCAGATTGGCAGGTACTAAACTTGGTAATCAGGCTCAGTGTTGGCTAGTTTTTGTTAGCATTGTTAGcaagaaacaacaacactttGCATTGAATGCGACTACCATAAGTCGTCATGACTGTTGGTTTTCCCTTACACTCAGCAACAGTGATTATTACTGTGTTAAGACCCAGGAAATGATGATACCCTTCCATCGTAATCCCTTGCTGCACACCCTAGAGACAGATACACATGTTCACACTTACTATATATAAACAATACATGTGTACATATATGCACTGCCACCCCCCCACGTCATCCACACATCTGAGTTTTAATTTCAAGATTTCTATGCATAAGATCACAGTGACATTGGTACTATTGACACCTGCCTATCAAAAGACCATGACAACAGCTTGTCTCTGTCTGGTGTTTCACAATCTTTGACTGATTCGGCACAAGCGACAACAATATCTGAGGGGAGTCAGTCAAGATGGCCATTTTAATCCGATGGAGAATTAGAGCAGTCGTTTTTAATCAGAGTGGCCAGTGACAGAGTCTGTGGCGTTCCAGAGGCAACTATGATGATGATAGCAGCTGGAGGGGAAGCACTGAAAATATACATgcactctgattttttttttcttcgccCTCTATCATGCCAAGCCTACTCAGCTATGTCTGTGCTGAGAGCAGcattatggggaaaaaaagcagtggGCAGAAAGGAGAGGTGGTTTTAGAGATGTAGAAACACATGGGGGCTTTGTGGACATGCTGCCGATTTTAATGAGCTCTCTCTGACAGAGCTtggaaaaacattaaaagaatATTGTTACTGAGCCTTGAAACTTGATATTGTCTAGGATTCTAGTTAATGCAGTATCTCGACACAGCAttgacattttagaaaatagtgaaaaatgcccatcacagtttcccagagttAAAGTTAATGTCTTCAAGTGTCTTTAcgtgtctgaccaacagtccaaaacctaaagatgATAAGTTTACAGTCCTATAACAGAGAGATCCTCACACCGAAGAAGCTggaaaaagcaaatgttttgcaCATTTGCTTGAAAACTTACTCACAAGGTTTAATGGAttatcaaaacagctgcaggttgtttcccACTAATTAACTGACTGACTAATCGTTTTAGCTCTAGTTTCTTTCAGTCATTATTAATGCAAGACAACAAACAGCTTAATTGAGGACATTTAATATAATCTATCATACCACTAGAAAATTCATATTAAGTTGAACATGTAAAAATAAGGGAATTAGTTGCACTCACTTGCATCGTCCATGACATCAATGTCAGTTCCCAGCTCGGAGCTGGTAAGGTGGTAGCGATACTGAATTGGGTCATTGAGAGCCGACAACAAGATGAGTAGGACGACTGCATTGATGAGCTGTAGGGAAAGGAAAATCGTTATTAATATTGTATTTCACAGTGGAGTTATCCATTTACATTCCTCAGTCAATCTTCAGGTAGTTTATTATCATTTCAGAAATTCATTGTTTTATCTGTAGTAATTGTCTGACAACTACATTAACAACAAATAACATTACAGATATCAAACAACATAATGCTCCACAGTACATCAAATTTAAAGTGCCATTTAAGTGCAGTGGTCATTTTATGTGACAGCTTAGAATTAATGGATCAGAAAACTAGATTTATTGCAGATGTAATGATGTTTGGgactttttttcttggtgtGGTATCAAagtacttaaaataaaaaaggaatcACGGGGAAGTATAGACCGATAAAGATACCTTTCTGAATTTAGTGATTAGGGCAACGACTAACAATTACTATCCACAAGTTCAtagagcccaaggtgacattCAAATTACATTGTTCTAAGGTTATAATATGAAGCACTGGTGTTGATACAGGGTCATGGGCAGGGTCACTGCAGCATTTATTCAACCGAGATGATTAGAAACAAATGAGCTTATGAGTCTTATATATTACCGTTTTCACCTCAGGTCAAAACATCTTATTTATGGAGGCTTATTTGAGGCTTTTTCTGACTCGGTTTGACGACATACACTTGATTAGTAGTAGGGTCAAAAAGAGAGGGGGACTAACGCTTACTAAAGGTCAGGGATTTACCAGGCTTACTGAACTATGTTTAAAACTTTAGGGTTATCCCGTGggtaaaaacagaagcaaactCTATATTTACACGGTACAAATGTAGGACAAAACAAATGGGATGGACTGGTAAGGTATctcaacacaacaaaaaaggcAGCTTAAAGAGAAAGTAAATGCATGGCCACAGATTGTGAATATGTTGTTTAGATTTGATTAAAATAGGATAATCAGGATAATCATGAAAGAAGTCTTGGCCATCAATGCTTGTGACAAATAAGCGGACACTGTAGTTTATATGATTCATTTGGTATATAACCAAGGACATCCTCAAAATAGCAAATCAAAAATGAGAGccgaaaaacaaatgaaaaaagctGAAGCTAGCTaacttagctttttttttttgcagtaaaaCTCAATAGGACTTGACATTTATTACATATTTAACCGCATATTCCACATTTTAGCCACATTTGAAATATCTGGACCTGACATCGGATGATAAATATTGAAAAATCTGACTTACCATATACCATATTCCCAGAATAATGGTGCCCGTCCGTACATGGCAGCAAAGGCAGCAGCTCGTCGAGTACCACCGGTCCCACGGCGAAATCATCTTTTCTCTTGCTATGAATTTCAAGCTATTTCATGAATGCTGCCGAAAATTAATTTTTCAAGTCTACgatgtccgaaaaaaaaaagaatagatgGGATCGTTAGCGTCCTCGGTGCTAGGACCGCCACATCCAGCGTGTGTTTGAACCGACGTTCGCCTGCTTCAGCGAGTGGGCTCCTGGCAAACACAGAGCCGTTAATCTGGCTCATCCCGGAGTCACGTGACCACCGGAGGATTTTGACCGAGCTCCGAGGGCTGGATGCTGATGGATGTAAAATgctccacagtcacacacaacaTTTCGGACACCAGgcttttccccctttctttcAGACTCAAGCGTTCACTCGTTTTTAAGTTTTCTCCTTTAgtgacagtttatttttttggggggggaaaTTCGATGTTTAGTCCAGGGACGGATTAACCTCCTGGGATGCACTGGGGCAAAAATATGTTGTTGGGCCCGCACAGACCATCACTATTCACGACAGTTTATTTGCTAAACATTTTTGGGCAAGTTACTTGAAAACTGTAGTTAATTACtcataacattttatttgaatttactGACT is a genomic window of Toxotes jaculatrix isolate fToxJac2 chromosome 13, fToxJac2.pri, whole genome shotgun sequence containing:
- the laptm4b gene encoding lysosomal-associated transmembrane protein 4B, with amino-acid sequence MISPWDRWYSTSCCLCCHVRTGTIILGIWYMLINAVVLLILLSALNDPIQYRYHLTSSELGTDIDVMDDANICIATAISLLMILICGMATYGAYKQHAAWIIPFFCYQIFDFALNTLVAISVVVYPNTVQDYLQQLPGTFPYKEDIMSTNNMCLVFAVLLFIGCILSFKAYLIGCVWNCYRYVSGRGTTEVLVYVTTNDTTVLLPPYEEAIAIPPKEPPPQYMEA